In the genome of Saprospira sp. CCB-QB6, one region contains:
- the dnaG gene encoding DNA primase encodes MGYISEKTVQEIFDTVKVEDVVGDFVHLKKRGANLIGLCPFHGEKTPSFTVSPAKGIYKCFGCGAGGNAVNFVMEHETLSYPEALRFLAQRYNIEIEEEESSEEYKEQQRLADSLYIINDFAQKHFAAQMQTDYGRSVGLSYFKERGLLQKTIDRFGLGFANGRNSDLLQTAKAKGYDLELLQKAGLATQYGNDFFRTRVMFPVHNLSGKVLGFGGRMLGNNKKQPKYLNTPESDIYQKSKILYGIYQARQAIVKAKECYMVEGYMDVLALSQAGIENVVASSGTSLTPGQIQLVKRYTPNLTLLYDGDKAGIKAALRGLDLILEQDMNAKVVLVPEGEDPDSYLQKVGLKAFRAYLEQQATDFILFKMNLLLEDKADDPLARAELLQDIVGSIARIPDSLKRATYVRSCAQRLEISEQILHVEVNKRIAKAQADAEKDARREERQQARRQQRGQEFQQLAPGELPPPMEEDQFGPDGQDEFGPENIAGPKTDQQTGPAPVLGHFQEKDILRLLINFGDRAWPDTEEADTLAEFILLDMGELLAEFDHPLYAEIIELCIERLDEGEPINSQYFTQHPKAELAQLAINLLADPYIYSPGWERLNVYLNSQEMPEQNHVADAKSGILRFKLHKQERLLAENQQQIKQLQSQPDKMEDLILHLKIHQKLKAQQTELAAQLKTVILR; translated from the coding sequence ATGGGGTACATTTCAGAAAAGACGGTTCAAGAAATCTTCGATACCGTAAAGGTTGAAGATGTGGTAGGCGATTTTGTCCACCTCAAAAAAAGAGGGGCCAACCTGATCGGTCTCTGCCCCTTTCATGGCGAAAAAACGCCCTCTTTTACGGTTTCTCCAGCCAAAGGCATTTATAAGTGCTTTGGCTGTGGCGCTGGCGGAAATGCCGTGAATTTTGTCATGGAACACGAAACCCTTTCCTATCCCGAGGCCCTCCGCTTTTTGGCCCAACGCTATAATATCGAAATTGAAGAGGAGGAAAGCTCCGAGGAATATAAGGAACAACAACGCCTGGCCGATAGCCTCTATATTATCAACGACTTTGCACAAAAGCATTTTGCTGCCCAAATGCAAACGGATTACGGCCGCTCGGTAGGCCTTTCGTATTTTAAGGAAAGAGGCCTGCTGCAAAAAACAATCGACCGCTTTGGGCTAGGCTTTGCCAATGGCCGAAATAGCGACCTTCTACAAACCGCAAAAGCAAAAGGCTACGATTTAGAACTACTCCAAAAAGCTGGACTCGCCACCCAATACGGCAATGATTTCTTTAGAACCCGCGTCATGTTTCCGGTCCATAATTTATCGGGAAAAGTTCTCGGCTTTGGCGGCCGAATGCTGGGCAACAATAAGAAACAACCCAAGTATCTCAATACGCCCGAATCCGATATTTACCAAAAGTCCAAAATCCTTTACGGAATTTACCAAGCCCGCCAAGCTATCGTCAAAGCTAAGGAGTGCTATATGGTGGAGGGCTATATGGATGTGCTGGCCCTCAGCCAAGCAGGTATCGAAAATGTGGTGGCCTCTTCGGGGACCTCGCTCACCCCCGGCCAAATCCAATTGGTCAAACGCTATACGCCTAATCTGACCCTACTTTACGATGGTGATAAGGCGGGAATTAAGGCCGCTTTGCGTGGACTCGATCTGATTCTAGAGCAAGATATGAACGCTAAGGTGGTCCTGGTCCCCGAAGGCGAAGATCCCGATTCTTACTTGCAGAAGGTGGGCCTCAAGGCTTTTAGAGCGTATCTAGAACAACAGGCGACCGATTTTATCCTCTTTAAGATGAATCTTTTGCTGGAGGATAAGGCAGATGACCCCCTGGCCCGTGCCGAATTACTACAAGATATCGTGGGCAGTATCGCCAGAATTCCCGATAGCCTCAAACGAGCCACTTATGTCCGCAGCTGCGCCCAAAGACTCGAAATTAGTGAGCAAATTCTCCATGTCGAGGTGAATAAACGCATTGCTAAAGCACAAGCTGATGCCGAAAAAGATGCCCGCAGAGAAGAACGCCAACAAGCCCGCCGCCAACAAAGAGGCCAAGAGTTTCAACAGTTGGCCCCAGGCGAATTGCCCCCGCCTATGGAGGAGGACCAGTTTGGACCCGATGGCCAAGATGAATTTGGACCCGAAAATATAGCCGGCCCCAAAACAGACCAACAAACCGGACCCGCCCCCGTTTTAGGCCATTTTCAAGAAAAAGATATTTTGCGCCTGCTGATCAATTTTGGCGATAGAGCCTGGCCCGATACCGAAGAAGCCGATACTTTGGCCGAGTTTATTCTGCTCGATATGGGCGAACTCCTGGCTGAGTTTGATCACCCCCTTTATGCCGAAATTATCGAGCTTTGTATTGAGCGCTTGGACGAAGGCGAGCCTATCAATTCCCAGTATTTCACTCAACATCCCAAGGCCGAACTGGCCCAATTGGCCATCAATTTATTGGCCGATCCCTATATTTATTCGCCCGGCTGGGAACGCCTAAATGTCTACCTCAACTCCCAAGAAATGCCCGAGCAAAACCATGTGGCCGATGCCAAAAGTGGCATTCTACGCTTTAAACTTCACAAACAAGAGCGCCTTTTGGCCGAAAACCAACAGCAGATTAAGCAGCTCCAAAGCCAGCCCGACAAAATGGAGGACCTCATTCTGCACCTCAAAATTCACCAAAAGCTCAAGGCCCAACAAACCGAACTAGCCGCTCAGTTAAAGACGGTTATTTTACGTTGA